A genomic window from Streptomyces sp. WMMC940 includes:
- a CDS encoding MerR family transcriptional regulator has product MRLAELSERSGVPIPTIKYYLRERLLPPGHRISATQSEYDEGHLRRLRLVRALIQVGRIPVATAREVLAAVADDGLDPHVRLGAAVWAMPHGTEPDEDDPATETARRTADALLEKLGWTFGQEVGAQSPAYRMVVSGIATMVRLGYPCDMGQLLPYARGAAELAVADLDLVERYEPGEEQVEAAVALTVLYEPVLLGLRRLAQAEESNRRFG; this is encoded by the coding sequence ATGAGACTCGCGGAGCTCAGCGAACGCAGCGGGGTGCCGATACCGACGATCAAGTACTACCTGCGCGAGCGGCTGCTGCCGCCGGGCCATCGGATCAGCGCCACCCAGTCCGAGTACGACGAGGGGCATCTGCGCCGGCTCCGTCTCGTCCGCGCCCTGATCCAGGTCGGCCGGATACCGGTGGCGACCGCGCGCGAGGTGCTTGCCGCCGTCGCCGACGACGGCCTCGACCCCCATGTGCGGCTCGGCGCCGCCGTCTGGGCCATGCCGCACGGCACGGAGCCCGACGAGGACGACCCGGCCACGGAGACGGCCCGCCGCACCGCGGACGCGCTGCTGGAGAAGCTGGGCTGGACCTTCGGCCAGGAGGTCGGCGCGCAGTCACCCGCCTACCGGATGGTGGTCTCCGGGATCGCCACGATGGTGCGTCTCGGATATCCCTGCGACATGGGGCAGCTGCTGCCGTACGCCCGGGGCGCGGCCGAACTGGCCGTGGCGGACCTGGACTTGGTGGAACGGTACGAGCCCGGGGAGGAGCAGGTGGAGGCGGCCGTGGCGCTGACCGTGCTCTACGAGCCGGTACTGCTCGGGCTGCGCAGGCTGGCCCAGGCCGAGGAGTCCAACCGGCGCTTCGGCTGA
- a CDS encoding HAD family hydrolase, which produces MPIRAVLWDVDDTIFDYAGADRVGMERHLRAEGLAEAYASVDQALTRWKELTRIHWRRFEGGGVDFEAQRRDRVRDFLGAPGMSDVRADEWFARYVAHYEAAWQLFPDAVPALDALAAGFRHGVLSNSSIRNQHRKLTVLGVRDRFEAVVCAAELGVAKPRAAAFHAACDSLGLPPGEVAYVGDHPDIDAVGAVAAGLTGVWLDRGGLGGRPELIRITGLGELPALLRADTRFGAPCSFG; this is translated from the coding sequence ATGCCGATCCGAGCCGTACTGTGGGACGTCGACGACACGATCTTCGACTACGCCGGAGCCGACCGCGTCGGCATGGAGCGGCACCTGCGGGCCGAGGGTCTGGCCGAGGCGTACGCGTCCGTCGACCAGGCCCTCACGCGCTGGAAGGAGCTCACCCGGATCCACTGGCGGCGCTTCGAGGGCGGCGGAGTGGACTTCGAGGCCCAGCGGCGGGACCGCGTCCGGGACTTCCTCGGGGCGCCCGGCATGAGCGACGTCCGGGCGGACGAGTGGTTCGCCCGCTACGTCGCCCACTACGAGGCCGCCTGGCAGCTCTTCCCCGACGCCGTACCCGCGCTGGACGCCCTGGCGGCCGGCTTCCGGCACGGGGTGCTCTCGAACTCCTCCATCCGCAACCAGCACCGCAAGCTCACCGTGCTGGGCGTGCGCGATCGCTTCGAGGCGGTCGTGTGCGCGGCCGAACTGGGCGTCGCCAAACCCCGGGCCGCCGCCTTCCACGCCGCGTGCGACTCCCTCGGGCTGCCTCCGGGGGAGGTGGCGTACGTGGGCGACCACCCGGACATCGACGCGGTGGGGGCCGTCGCCGCGGGTCTGACCGGTGTCTGGCTGGACCGCGGCGGACTGGGCGGCCGGCCGGAGCTGATCCGGATCACCGGCCTGGGGGAGCTGCCCGCCCTGCTGCGGGCGGATACCCGTTTTGGAGCGCCGTGCTCCTTCGGGTAA
- the gltX gene encoding glutamate--tRNA ligase encodes MANGPSPKLSAPLEQGVPPRVRFCPSPTGNPHVGLVRTALFNWAFARHNQGTMVFRIEDTDAARDSEESYEQLLDSLRWLGLDWDEGPETGGPHEPYRQSQRMDIYRDVAEKLLAGGYAYRCYCTVTELDERREAARAAGRPSGYDGHCRDLSGERKAAYEREGRESIVRFRMPDEPITFTDLVRGELTFTPDNVPDYGIVRANGAPLYTLVNPVDDALMDITHVLRGEDLLSSTPRQIALYEALIELGVAHRIPAFGHLPYVMGEGNKKLSKRDPQASLNLYRERGFLPEGLLNYLSLLGWSFSADQDVFSVAEMVGKFDIADVNANPARFDLKKAEAINADHIRRLDVKAFAEACEPWLRAPHADWEPADFDQAAWEAIAPYAQTRLTVLSDITANVDFLFRQEPVEDEASWQKAMKEGSDALLRTAREKLAAADWSGPEALKDAVLAAGEEHGLKLGKAQAPVRVAVTGRTVGLPLFESLQILGREKSLARIDAALEKLGA; translated from the coding sequence GTGGCTAACGGACCCTCCCCCAAGCTCTCGGCTCCGCTCGAGCAGGGGGTACCCCCTCGCGTACGTTTCTGTCCCTCGCCGACCGGCAACCCCCACGTGGGTCTGGTCCGCACCGCCCTGTTCAACTGGGCGTTCGCCCGGCACAACCAGGGCACCATGGTCTTCCGGATCGAGGACACGGACGCGGCGCGCGACTCCGAGGAGTCGTACGAGCAGCTCCTCGACTCACTGCGCTGGCTGGGGCTCGACTGGGACGAGGGCCCCGAGACCGGCGGCCCGCACGAGCCGTACCGCCAGTCGCAGCGCATGGACATCTACCGGGACGTCGCCGAGAAGCTGCTGGCCGGCGGGTACGCCTACCGCTGCTACTGCACCGTCACCGAGCTCGACGAGCGCCGCGAGGCCGCACGCGCCGCCGGCAGGCCCTCCGGCTACGACGGCCACTGCCGTGACCTGTCCGGCGAGCGAAAGGCCGCCTACGAGCGCGAGGGCCGCGAGTCGATCGTCCGCTTCCGGATGCCCGACGAGCCGATCACCTTCACCGACCTGGTCCGCGGCGAGCTCACCTTCACCCCGGACAACGTGCCGGACTACGGCATCGTCCGGGCCAACGGCGCGCCCCTCTACACCCTGGTCAACCCGGTCGACGACGCGCTGATGGACATCACCCACGTGCTGCGCGGCGAGGACCTGCTGTCCTCCACCCCGCGCCAGATCGCGCTCTACGAGGCGCTGATCGAGCTCGGCGTCGCCCACCGGATCCCGGCCTTCGGCCACCTGCCGTACGTCATGGGCGAGGGCAACAAGAAGCTGTCCAAGCGGGACCCGCAGGCATCCCTCAACCTCTACCGGGAGCGCGGCTTCCTGCCGGAGGGCCTGCTCAACTACCTCTCCCTGCTCGGCTGGTCGTTCTCCGCGGACCAGGACGTCTTCTCCGTCGCCGAGATGGTCGGGAAGTTCGACATCGCGGACGTCAACGCCAACCCGGCCCGCTTCGACCTCAAGAAGGCCGAGGCGATCAACGCGGACCACATCCGCCGACTGGATGTGAAGGCGTTCGCCGAGGCCTGCGAGCCCTGGCTGCGCGCCCCCCACGCCGACTGGGAGCCCGCGGACTTCGACCAGGCCGCGTGGGAGGCGATCGCCCCGTACGCCCAGACCCGGCTGACCGTCCTCTCCGACATCACCGCCAACGTCGACTTCCTCTTCCGCCAGGAGCCGGTCGAGGACGAGGCGTCCTGGCAGAAGGCGATGAAGGAGGGCTCCGACGCCCTGCTGCGCACGGCGCGGGAGAAGCTCGCGGCCGCCGACTGGTCCGGCCCGGAGGCGCTGAAGGACGCGGTCCTGGCGGCGGGCGAGGAGCACGGCCTCAAGCTCGGCAAGGCCCAGGCGCCGGTCCGCGTCGCGGTCACCGGACGCACGGTGGGCCTGCCGCTCTTCGAGTCGCTGCAGATCCTGGGCCGCGAGAAGTCGCTGGCGCGCATCGACGCGGCGCTGGAGAAGCTCGGGGCGTGA
- a CDS encoding fumarylacetoacetate hydrolase family protein: MRIARFSIDGNVAFGAVEGEGTGDPAGLVLDVIKGIPYGDFELSGTKIPLSKVRLLPPVLPNKVVAIGRNYAEHAAELGNEVPEAPVAFFKPTTSVIGTGDAIEYPSFSDDLHYEAELAVVIGRLCRDVPRDRVKDVVLGYTCANDVTARDAQKREKQWARAKGFDTSCPLGPWVETGIDLARAGDLTIQCTVNGEQRQLGRTSDMIRSIEDLVVHITEAMTLLPGDVILTGTPAGVGPLNVGDEVAVTIEGIGTLTNKVIKRG, encoded by the coding sequence GTGCGGATCGCCAGATTCTCCATCGACGGCAATGTCGCCTTCGGCGCGGTCGAGGGCGAGGGAACCGGCGATCCGGCCGGCCTCGTCCTCGACGTCATCAAGGGCATTCCCTACGGCGACTTCGAGCTCTCGGGCACGAAGATCCCCCTGAGCAAGGTCCGGCTGCTGCCGCCCGTCCTCCCGAACAAGGTCGTGGCCATCGGCCGCAACTACGCGGAGCACGCCGCGGAACTCGGCAACGAGGTCCCGGAGGCACCGGTCGCCTTCTTCAAGCCCACCACCTCGGTGATCGGCACCGGCGACGCGATCGAGTACCCCTCGTTCTCCGACGACCTGCACTACGAGGCCGAGCTCGCCGTCGTGATCGGCCGGTTGTGCCGTGACGTCCCGCGCGACCGGGTCAAGGACGTCGTCCTCGGCTACACCTGCGCCAACGACGTCACCGCCCGCGACGCCCAGAAGCGCGAGAAGCAGTGGGCCCGGGCCAAGGGCTTCGACACGTCCTGCCCGCTGGGCCCCTGGGTGGAGACCGGCATCGACCTGGCGCGCGCCGGCGACCTCACCATCCAGTGCACGGTCAACGGCGAGCAGCGCCAGCTGGGTCGCACCAGCGACATGATCCGCTCCATCGAGGACCTGGTCGTCCACATCACCGAGGCCATGACGCTGCTGCCCGGAGACGTCATCCTCACCGGCACCCCCGCCGGGGTCGGCCCCCTCAACGTCGGCGACGAGGTCGCCGTCACCATCGAAGGCATCGGCACTCTCACCAACAAGGTGATCAAGCGTGGCTAA
- a CDS encoding nitrate- and nitrite sensing domain-containing protein: protein MGRPQARQGQGEAAAEQEPRGASDRGPSPQHTQNQGPAGDSGERGARPGAAPAPAEPADRPKGKGPTDTGSRIALRNWRISTRLVSLLALPVVAATTLGGLRINESMSDIEQLDHMQLLTKLTKEATALAEALQEERDHAAGPLSNNGSVQAFEVTQSRTETDRHRQSFLAATVDIGDTTGDEALESIHANVSQIAQQVTTIAKIRGTAFDGEDSTTQTVNRYNRLITSLLTLSQDMAQATNNPEMIKRTRALAAFSAAKEYASIQRAIIAAALPANARTAGEMSENDRLTGDDAAENEKQALASFKRLYASLGGNAEELTAPLVDGNSEIEAANDYALRVLSRPSGLASAERRGYKDWTDQADTKIDAMNTIEKTLLGEMESKARELKQESQQDAIINGALILLVLGVSLVGAFVVARSMIRSLRRLQDTATKVAQERLPELVKELSEADPQDVDTTVESVGVHSRDEIGKVAAAFDDVHREAVRLAAEQALLRGNVNAMFTNLSRRSQGLIQRQLSLISELESREADPDQLSSLFKLDHLATRMRRNGENLLVLAGEEPGRRWTRPVPLVDVLRAAASEVEQYERIELSAVPATEVAGRVVNDLVHLLAELLENATSFSSPQTKVRVTGHALPDGRVLVEIHDTGIGLSPEDLAAINERLASPPTVDVSVSRRMGLFVVGRLSLRHGIRIQLRPSDSGGTTALVMLPVDVAHGGKKAPGKPGPGGQNGAPQAPAGAGAGRGLTGGPGATGGGRPGLGNGPSAGSGGRPSPGGQRGQVGTGPAPRAALPGRDGGLFQGGPQQGGPGQDPGQQDFSRQGGAAAGAFGADAGRGRPAGPGAQDRGRNSGRPAQPGNGGPRAELPGSGGRQQRPQPAGWGGEQQRSAQDTPRGHEDPESTGQYARPGAHRGDGHGGRPPAQDPAATEQFARPDFNAPRPPAAGQGRTGAPRPRHGGADFGAPRPAVGSLPAQPQPEALPPASGPGDGRTPLYDTLETNWFHQNQGGGGADGAAQPPAAPQQPAAPAGRPAPSGPPRRPTGGQGQPGQGGQHNNAGAASWRTSPNDELVRQAERVRKPAAGGVTTSGLPRRVPRANLVPGTAQEQTHHTGPQVSRAPDDVRGRLTNLRRGIQQGRQAGGSGNTGSFNVGPTHQQER, encoded by the coding sequence ATGGGGCGTCCCCAGGCCCGACAGGGCCAAGGGGAAGCTGCCGCTGAACAGGAGCCGCGCGGCGCGAGCGACCGCGGGCCCTCGCCCCAGCACACCCAGAACCAGGGTCCGGCAGGCGACAGCGGTGAACGCGGAGCGCGCCCCGGCGCCGCCCCGGCCCCCGCGGAGCCGGCGGACCGGCCCAAGGGCAAGGGCCCGACCGACACGGGCTCCCGCATCGCCCTGCGCAACTGGCGCATCAGCACCCGGCTCGTGTCCCTGCTCGCGCTTCCCGTCGTCGCCGCGACCACCCTGGGCGGTCTGCGCATCAACGAGTCGATGAGCGACATCGAGCAGCTGGACCACATGCAGCTGCTCACCAAGCTCACCAAGGAGGCCACGGCCCTCGCCGAGGCGCTCCAGGAGGAGCGCGACCACGCGGCCGGCCCGCTGTCCAACAACGGCAGCGTCCAGGCCTTCGAGGTCACCCAGTCCCGCACGGAGACGGACCGCCACCGGCAGTCCTTCCTGGCCGCGACCGTCGACATCGGCGACACCACGGGCGACGAGGCGCTGGAGAGCATCCACGCGAACGTCAGCCAGATCGCCCAGCAGGTCACGACGATCGCCAAGATCCGGGGCACCGCCTTCGACGGCGAGGACTCGACCACGCAGACGGTCAACCGGTACAACCGGCTGATCACGTCCCTGCTCACCCTGTCCCAGGACATGGCCCAGGCGACCAACAACCCCGAGATGATCAAGCGCACCCGCGCCCTGGCGGCCTTCTCCGCCGCCAAGGAGTACGCGTCGATCCAGCGCGCGATCATCGCGGCCGCGCTCCCGGCCAACGCCAGGACCGCCGGCGAGATGAGCGAGAACGACCGCCTCACCGGCGACGACGCGGCCGAGAACGAGAAGCAGGCCCTCGCCTCGTTCAAGCGCCTCTACGCCTCCCTCGGCGGCAACGCCGAGGAGCTGACCGCCCCCCTCGTGGACGGCAACTCCGAGATCGAGGCGGCGAACGACTACGCCCTCCGCGTGCTGAGCCGGCCCAGCGGTCTCGCGAGCGCCGAACGCCGCGGTTACAAGGACTGGACCGACCAGGCCGACACCAAGATCGACGCGATGAACACCATCGAGAAGACGCTTCTCGGTGAGATGGAGAGCAAGGCCCGCGAGCTCAAGCAGGAGTCGCAGCAGGACGCCATCATCAACGGTGCGCTCATCCTGCTGGTGCTCGGTGTGTCGCTCGTCGGCGCCTTCGTCGTCGCCCGCTCCATGATCCGCTCGCTGCGCCGGCTGCAGGACACCGCCACCAAGGTCGCCCAGGAGCGCCTGCCCGAGCTGGTCAAGGAGCTGTCCGAGGCCGACCCGCAGGACGTGGACACCACGGTGGAGTCCGTGGGCGTGCACTCCCGGGACGAGATCGGAAAGGTGGCCGCGGCCTTCGACGACGTGCACCGCGAGGCGGTCCGCCTCGCCGCAGAGCAGGCCCTCCTGCGAGGCAACGTCAACGCGATGTTCACCAACCTGTCCCGCCGTTCGCAGGGCCTCATCCAGCGTCAGCTGTCGCTCATCTCCGAGCTGGAGTCCCGCGAGGCCGACCCGGACCAGCTGTCCTCCCTCTTCAAGCTGGACCACCTCGCGACCCGTATGCGCCGTAACGGCGAGAACCTCCTCGTCCTCGCGGGCGAGGAGCCGGGCCGCCGCTGGACCCGGCCCGTCCCGCTGGTCGACGTGCTCCGCGCCGCCGCCTCCGAGGTGGAGCAGTACGAGCGCATCGAGCTGTCCGCCGTGCCGGCGACCGAGGTCGCGGGCCGCGTCGTCAACGACCTCGTGCACCTCCTCGCAGAGCTGCTGGAGAACGCGACGTCGTTCTCCTCGCCGCAGACCAAGGTGCGCGTGACCGGTCACGCCCTGCCCGACGGGCGGGTGCTCGTCGAGATCCACGACACCGGCATCGGCCTCTCCCCCGAGGACCTCGCCGCGATCAACGAGCGGCTGGCGTCGCCGCCCACCGTGGACGTCTCGGTATCCCGCCGCATGGGCCTGTTCGTGGTCGGCCGCCTGTCCCTGCGGCACGGCATCCGCATCCAGCTCCGTCCCTCCGACTCCGGCGGCACGACCGCGCTGGTCATGCTGCCCGTCGATGTCGCCCACGGCGGCAAGAAGGCACCGGGCAAGCCCGGCCCGGGCGGGCAGAACGGCGCACCGCAGGCTCCGGCCGGCGCAGGCGCCGGTCGGGGGCTGACCGGCGGGCCCGGTGCCACCGGCGGCGGACGTCCCGGCCTCGGCAACGGTCCCTCGGCCGGTTCGGGCGGCCGCCCCTCCCCCGGCGGACAGCGCGGGCAGGTCGGTACGGGACCGGCTCCGCGTGCGGCGCTTCCCGGCCGCGACGGCGGTCTGTTCCAGGGCGGACCGCAGCAGGGCGGACCGGGTCAGGATCCCGGTCAACAGGACTTCTCCCGCCAGGGCGGCGCTGCCGCAGGCGCGTTCGGCGCCGATGCCGGGCGCGGCCGACCGGCCGGACCGGGTGCGCAGGACCGCGGCCGCAACTCCGGCCGTCCCGCCCAGCCCGGCAACGGCGGCCCGCGTGCCGAACTTCCCGGCAGCGGCGGCCGGCAGCAGCGCCCACAGCCCGCGGGCTGGGGCGGCGAGCAGCAGCGCTCCGCCCAGGACACGCCGCGCGGCCACGAGGACCCCGAGTCCACCGGGCAGTACGCACGGCCCGGTGCCCACCGCGGCGACGGCCACGGGGGCCGTCCTCCGGCCCAGGACCCCGCGGCCACCGAGCAGTTCGCGCGGCCCGACTTCAACGCCCCGCGTCCGCCCGCGGCGGGCCAGGGCAGGACCGGAGCACCGCGTCCGCGCCACGGCGGTGCCGACTTCGGCGCGCCGCGTCCGGCCGTGGGCAGCCTGCCCGCGCAGCCGCAGCCCGAAGCGCTGCCGCCGGCGTCCGGCCCCGGCGACGGCCGTACGCCGCTGTACGACACGCTGGAGACGAACTGGTTCCACCAGAACCAGGGCGGCGGCGGTGCCGACGGCGCCGCACAGCCCCCGGCCGCACCGCAGCAGCCGGCCGCACCGGCCGGGCGCCCCGCTCCGTCGGGCCCGCCGCGCCGCCCCACGGGCGGCCAGGGCCAGCCGGGTCAGGGCGGCCAGCACAACAACGCGGGTGCCGCCTCCTGGCGGACCTCGCCCAACGACGAGCTGGTGCGCCAGGCCGAGCGGGTGCGCAAGCCCGCGGCCGGCGGTGTCACCACCTCGGGTCTGCCCCGACGGGTCCCGCGCGCCAATCTCGTGCCGGGAACCGCGCAGGAGCAGACCCACCACACCGGTCCGCAGGTGTCCCGTGCGCCGGACGACGTACGGGGCCGGCTGACCAATCTCCGTCGGGGCATCCAGCAGGGGCGTCAGGCGGGCGGCTCCGGAAACACCGGCAGCTTCAACGTCGGCCCCACTCACCAGCAGGAGCGTTAG
- a CDS encoding roadblock/LC7 domain-containing protein — MSQAAQNLNWLITNFVDNTPGVSHTVVVSADGLLLAMSEGFPRDRADQLAAVASGLTSLTAGASRIFEGGAVNQTVVEMERGFLFIMSISDGSSLAVLAHPDADIGLVGYEMALLVDRAGTVLTPDLRAELQGSLLH, encoded by the coding sequence ATGAGCCAGGCGGCGCAGAATCTGAACTGGTTGATCACCAACTTCGTGGACAACACCCCCGGGGTGTCCCACACCGTGGTGGTCTCCGCCGACGGTCTGCTGCTGGCGATGTCCGAAGGGTTTCCGCGTGACCGCGCCGACCAGCTGGCGGCGGTCGCGTCGGGTCTGACCTCGCTGACCGCGGGGGCGTCCCGGATCTTCGAAGGCGGCGCGGTCAACCAGACCGTCGTGGAGATGGAGCGTGGTTTCCTCTTCATCATGTCCATCTCGGACGGCTCCTCGCTGGCCGTGCTCGCCCACCCGGACGCCGACATCGGCCTCGTGGGATACGAGATGGCTCTCCTGGTCGACCGTGCCGGCACCGTCCTCACCCCGGACCTGCGTGCCGAACTCCAAGGGAGCCTCCTCCACTAG
- a CDS encoding DUF742 domain-containing protein: MTPPPASHDPYGVPVDTDYGHEGDQPLVRPYAMTGGRTRPRYQLAIEALVSTTADPAHLSTLLPEHQRICHLCREVKSVAEVSALLSMPLGVARILVADLAEAGMVAIHQPGNGEAGGTPDVTLLERVLSGLRKL; the protein is encoded by the coding sequence ATGACCCCGCCCCCCGCCTCTCACGATCCGTACGGTGTCCCCGTCGACACCGACTACGGTCATGAGGGCGACCAGCCGCTGGTGCGTCCTTACGCGATGACCGGCGGCCGGACCCGGCCGCGCTACCAGCTCGCCATCGAGGCGCTGGTCAGCACCACCGCCGACCCGGCGCACCTGTCGACGCTCCTGCCCGAGCACCAGCGGATCTGCCACCTCTGCCGGGAGGTCAAGTCGGTGGCCGAGGTCTCGGCGCTGCTGTCGATGCCGCTGGGTGTGGCGCGGATCCTGGTGGCGGACCTGGCGGAGGCCGGCATGGTGGCGATCCACCAGCCGGGCAATGGAGAGGCCGGCGGCACGCCGGATGTGACACTGCTCGAAAGGGTGCTCAGTGGACTTCGCAAGCTCTAG
- a CDS encoding GTP-binding protein yields MDFASSSAGAARSTTSAKIVVAGGFGVGKTTFVGAVSEINPLRTEAVMTSASAGIDDLTHTGDKTTTTVAMDFGRITLDQDLILYLFGTPGQDRFWFMWDDLVRGAIGAVVLVDTRRLADCFPAVDYFENSGLPFVVALNGFEGHQPYTPDEVREALQIGPDAPIITTDARHRADAKSALITLVEHALMARLK; encoded by the coding sequence GTGGACTTCGCAAGCTCTAGCGCCGGTGCGGCCCGGTCGACCACCAGCGCGAAGATCGTGGTGGCGGGCGGCTTCGGCGTGGGCAAGACCACGTTCGTCGGCGCCGTCTCGGAGATCAACCCGCTGCGTACCGAGGCCGTCATGACGTCCGCGTCGGCCGGCATCGACGACCTCACGCACACCGGCGACAAGACCACCACCACGGTGGCCATGGACTTCGGCCGCATCACCCTCGACCAGGACCTGATCCTCTACCTGTTCGGCACCCCCGGACAGGACCGCTTCTGGTTCATGTGGGACGACCTCGTCCGCGGCGCCATCGGCGCCGTCGTCCTCGTCGACACCCGCAGACTCGCCGACTGCTTCCCCGCGGTCGACTACTTCGAGAACAGCGGCCTGCCGTTCGTGGTGGCCCTGAACGGCTTCGAGGGACACCAGCCCTACACCCCCGACGAAGTCCGCGAAGCACTCCAGATCGGCCCCGACGCCCCGATCATCACCACCGACGCACGCCACCGCGCCGACGCCAAGAGCGCCCTCATCACCCTCGTGGAACACGCACTCATGGCACGTCTCAAGTAG